The following coding sequences are from one Diospyros lotus cultivar Yz01 chromosome 7, ASM1463336v1, whole genome shotgun sequence window:
- the LOC127806341 gene encoding uncharacterized protein LOC127806341, translating to MIISETVEQYFSHLIDLVNKMRLYGDKIEDKFVVAKILRTMPIKYDHVVASITESHDTDKMTIAELQGFVESHVDRIHEKSEKPIEEALKSQVTLSNIVETNQRGGSNIGRRRGRGSFRGRGRGNYSAYSPSQGKGGDNPKQDKFQFCCFNCEKFGHKIADCRYKKFNNHDNQANVVENKGEDSNESETLLLASNALTIDENTWFLDTGCSNHICGQKELFSELDESIQLEVIFGNNSRVCQLKMKYAGRYTEQK from the coding sequence ATGATCATTTCAGAGACAGTTGAACAGTATTTTTCTCAtcttattgatcttgttaataAGATGAGATTATATGGAGACAAAATTGAGGACAAATTTGTAGTGGCAAAAATTCTTCGAACAATGCCGATAAAGTATGATCATGTGGTGGCTTCAATCACAGAATCACATGATACTGATAAAATGACAATTGCAGAGCTGCAAGGTTTTGTGGAAAGCCATGTTGACAGAATACATGAAAAGTCAGAGAAACCAATTGAAGAAGCCTTGAAGAGTCAAGTCACTCTGAGTAATATTGTTGAGACCAATCAAAGAGGAGGATCCAATATAGGTCGcagaagaggtagaggaagtTTTAGAGGAAGAGGACGTGGTAATTATTCGGCATACAGTCCAAGCCAAGGAAAAGGTGGAGATAATCCCAAGCAAGATAAGTTTCAGTTTTGTTGCTTCAATTGTGAAAAATTTGGGCACAAGATTGCAGATTGTAGATACAAGAAATTCAACAATCATGATAATCAGGCGAATGTTGTTGAAAATAAAGGTGAGGACTCTAATGAATCTGAAACTTTACTTTTGGCCAGTAATGCTTTGACTATAGATGAGAATACATGGTTTTTGGATACTGGATGTAGTAATCATATCTGTGGGCAGAAGGAACTATTCTCTGAGTTAGATGAATCAATTCAATTAGAAGTAATATTTGGAAATAATTCAAGAGTGTGTCAATTAAAGATGAAATATGCCGGCAGATACACCgagcaaaaatga